One Nocardiopsis gilva YIM 90087 genomic window, GACGCCCCGGCGCCGGGGTGTGCCCGGTGCGCGGGCACAGCAACGTCCAGGGCGACCGCACCATGGGGATCTTCGAGCGCCCCGCCCCGGAGTTCCTGGACGCGCTGGCCAAGGAGTTCGACTTCGAGCCGCCGCGCGAGCCCGGGTTCGACACGGTGGACACCATCCGCGCGATGCGGGATGGGCAGGTGAAGGTGTTCTTCGCTGTGGGCGGCAACTTCGTGTCGGCCACGCCGGACACGCACGTCACCGAGGACGCGATGCGGCGCTGTCGGCTGACCGTGCACGTGTCAACCAAGCTCAACCGCTCGCACGTCATCACCGGCACGCGTGCGCTGATTCTGCCCACGCTGGGCCGCACCGACAGAGACGCGCAGAAGGGTGGGGACCAGTTCGTGACCGTCGAGGACTCGATGGGCATGGTGCACGCCTCCCGGGGCAAGGTGGCCCCGCTGTCTGCGGAGATGCGCTCTGAGGTCGCGATCATCTGCGGCCTGGCCCGCCGCGTCCTGGGAGCGGACGACGCGGTCCCGTGGGAGGACTTCACCGCCGCCTACGACCGCATCCGCGACCGAATCGAACACGTGGTCCCGGGCTTCGACAGCTTCAACGAGCGAGCCCGCCACCCGGGCGGCTTCGCCCTCCCCCACGCGCCCCGCGATGAGCGCGAGTTCCCGACAGCCACCGGCAAGGCCAACTTCAGCGTCAACCCCATCACCGCCCCGGAGGTCCCGGAGGGACGGCTGCTGCTCCAGACCCTGCGCTCGCACGACCAGTTCAACACCACGATCTACGGACTCGACGACCGCTACCGCGGCATCCTCGACGGCCGACGGGTAGTGCTCATCAACCCCGATGACTGCGCCGAACTCGGCGTCACGGGCGGCCAGTACGTCGACGTGGTCAGCGAGTGGGAGGACGGCATCGACCGCCGCGCCCCCCACTTCAAGGTCGTCGAATACCCCACGACCAGGGGATGCGCGGCCGCCTACTACCCGGAGACCAACGTGCTAGTCCCACTGGACTCCACCGCCGATGTCTCCAACACACCGACATCCAAGTCCATTGTGGTCCGCTTGGAACCCGATTCCGGACACTAGGCCGCGAGACCCGGAACCTCGTGCTCGGCGGCGTCCTCATCGGCGCTGAGCCAGCTAGAGTCAGCAACTGCCGGGTCCTGCCCGGCGATCAACCGCTCGTAGCGGTTGGCGAGGAACGCCAGTCCCCTGCTGAAGGAGCTCGGCACCTCGTGCCCATAGATACGCCGCGTAGTCGTCACGAAGTCGTAACCGACCCACCGGGAGACCTCATTGATCGGGGTAGCGCCCGCCAGGAGGTCGCTCACCCACGCGTGGCGAAGGTCGTGTGGCCGCATCGTCGGAGGCAGGTCCGTCTGCAGCGCACCCCGCGCGAAGCCCCGGCGACCCGAAGGTCACCTCATCCTCCGCTCCCCTGGCACTCCTCGCTGTCCCCACCGCTACGGCACTGGCCGCCGGGGCCGGTGTACTCATCACCGTGCCCAGGGGCCGGACTCTCGGGCCGGTGCGTCGCTACCGCGCCGCCCACCACAACGACCACCAGCGCCATCGCGACCAGGACCTGGGTGACCCCCGCGATCCGCCACCGCCCCCGGAAGAACAGGACGGCGGCGCCCGCCGCGAGCAGGCCCAGGACACCGAGGGCGATCAGGGCGCTGTCCTGCCGCGTCAACCCCTCGGAACCCGAGCCCCCGGCGGCACCGTTCAGCGCTTCGCCCAAACCGGCAATGAGGGCGATGTACCCGATCACCACCACGGCGCCGGCTTCCAAGAGGAACATGAGGACAGCTACCAGCAGGTCGGCGCCCCAGGAAGGACGTGATCGGGTCGTAGTGGGGACCGATGGGGAGTTCGTGGTCATGGGACGATACTTCCAGGGCGCCAGCGCCGGGGCCTGAGTACGGATACTCAGGCGCACCGACCATTGGGGCCGTGCTCCGGTATCCGGGACGGCCGGTTGGAAGACTCGCGGACCCGGCGACCTCATCGTGCAGGTCCTGGTCGCCTTCGCCCACGACGACATGGGCCTGACCGCCCCTTGGCCGGCCAACGCCCCCGCACCGGAGACAGGGCAGCCCCGCTCGCCGCCGCTATGCGGCGGGACTGGTCGGCGTGAGCACTCCCAGCCGTTCTTCGACGGCCGCCGCCGCGTCCAGGCACACGTCCTCGCGGTAGGGGCGACCGATCAGCTGCACGCCGGTGGGCAGCCCCGCGGCGAGCCCGGTCGGCACCGCCACCGCCGGGACTCCGACGAAGCTCGTCGCGGAGCACAGCCGCATGGCCGTACTCACGCGTTCGTGCCCGGCTTCGTCGCGGGACTCCAGGCCGGGCGGGACGGGCGGCTCGGTGAACACCGGGCCGAGCACGAGCGGGTACTCGTCGAGGAACCGCGCCCAGGCCCGCCGGAGGCTGAGGTGCACGCCGGTCAGGCGCTGGTACTCGGCCGCGTCCACCGGCCCCTCCTTGGCCGTCGACATCTCGATGTAGCGGTGTCCGCCCTCGCCGAGCAGCGTCTTCACCACCGGCCAGGACGGGGCGAACTCGGTCATCAGCATGCTGCCGTAGGCCGCGAGCGCCTCCTCCAGCCGCGGCACGTCGGCCACCTCCTCGACCGCGTAGCCGGCATCCCGCAGCGCGTCGGCCGCTCGGTCCACCGCGCGCCGCACCTCCGGGTGCACGCCCCGGCCGCCCGGGTCGGCGACCACCGCGACGCGCACGGGGTGCTCCAGCGGCGCACCGCGCAGCGGCACCGGCACGGCGCGCGGATCCGCCGGGTCGGCACCCGCCAAGGCCTCGAAGGCGAGCCGCAGGTCCGCGACGGACCGCGCGATGGGCCCGTCCACCACGCACACCTGGGCTCCGAACGGGGGATCCTCCGGGCCCATGCGGTGGTCGGCGGCGAACCGGCCGTAGGTGGGCTTCAGTGCGGCGACCCCGCAGAAGGAGGCCGGGATGCGCACCGAGCCGCCCGCATCGTTGCCGAGTCCAAGGCCCGCCATCCCACAGGCCACCGCCGCCGCGTCGCCCCCACTGGAGCCGCCCGGTGTGCGGCCGGGGTCCCACGGGTTGGCCGTGTCGCCGAAGAGCTCACTGCGGGTGTGCATTCCGGCCAGGGTGAGCGTAGGCATGTTGCTGTGCGCGATGGGAATCGCTCCGGCCGCACGCAGCCGCGCCACGGGCGGCGCGTCGGCCGCCGCCACGGCGTTGGCGAAGTGCGACGCTCCGTGCGTGGTGGGCACGCCTTCGATGGCGATGCTCTCCTTAACGGTGAAGCAGGCCCCGGCGAGCGGCCCCGGGTCCTCGCCCCGGGAGCGCTGGCGGTCCAGTTCGGCCGCTGTTTCGCGGGCTCGGTCAGCCAGCAGCTGGGTGACAGCGTTCACGGCGGGGTCGACCTCGGCGATGCGGGCGAGTTGGCTCTCGACGATCTCCGCAGCCGACGCGCCGCCGCTGCGCACCGCCGCGGCCTGCTCCCCCGCTGTCGCCGACCACCATGTTCCTGTTGTCCGGTCCATGTCTCCATCCGTTTCCGATGCGATTGCATCGCTATACTAGCCCGTACCGATGCAACCGCATCGCAACCGGATGAGGAGGATCTTCATGCCCCGCCAGGTGGACCACGACGGCCGCCGCCGCCAGATCGCCGATGCGGTGTGCCGACTGGCCGACGAACGCGGCGTGGAAGGGGTGACCCTGCGGGACGTCGCCAACCGCGCGGGCGTCTCCATGGGGGCGGTGCAGCGCTGCTTCGGCACCAAGGAGGAGATGCTCGTATTCGCACTCGGCCACATCGGCGAGCGGCTCACCGCCCGGATCCGAGCCCGGACCACCGAAAGCCCGGCGCAGTCGGCGGGAACCGCATTGGGCCACGCGGTCACCGAGATCGCCCTGCTGCGCGAGGAGCACCGCGCCGAGGCCCGCGTCTGGCTCACTTTCGTCGCCCAGGCCGCCGTCAGCCCCTCGCTGGCCGCCGTCCTCAGGTCCAGCTATGCCGACCTGCAGCAGATGCTCACTCGGCTGATCGGCGAGTCCACCGGAACCAACGACCCGCAGGCAGCCGCCCGCGCGCTGATCGCCCTCGCCGACGGCCTGACCGCCCACGTCCTCGTCGGCCATCTCACGCCCGAAACCGCCCTCGACACCCTCGACCACCACCTGAGGACGCTGGTCAACAGCGCACCGGCCTGACCCCGGCCTGGAGGAGGCCTCACACTCGTTCCGGAGACCGTTCCCGAAGGGCGCGCAGGCTTTC contains:
- a CDS encoding DUF6234 family protein; protein product: MTTNSPSVPTTTRSRPSWGADLLVAVLMFLLEAGAVVVIGYIALIAGLGEALNGAAGGSGSEGLTRQDSALIALGVLGLLAAGAAVLFFRGRWRIAGVTQVLVAMALVVVVVGGAVATHRPESPAPGHGDEYTGPGGQCRSGGDSEECQGSGG
- a CDS encoding amidase; translated protein: MDRTTGTWWSATAGEQAAAVRSGGASAAEIVESQLARIAEVDPAVNAVTQLLADRARETAAELDRQRSRGEDPGPLAGACFTVKESIAIEGVPTTHGASHFANAVAAADAPPVARLRAAGAIPIAHSNMPTLTLAGMHTRSELFGDTANPWDPGRTPGGSSGGDAAAVACGMAGLGLGNDAGGSVRIPASFCGVAALKPTYGRFAADHRMGPEDPPFGAQVCVVDGPIARSVADLRLAFEALAGADPADPRAVPVPLRGAPLEHPVRVAVVADPGGRGVHPEVRRAVDRAADALRDAGYAVEEVADVPRLEEALAAYGSMLMTEFAPSWPVVKTLLGEGGHRYIEMSTAKEGPVDAAEYQRLTGVHLSLRRAWARFLDEYPLVLGPVFTEPPVPPGLESRDEAGHERVSTAMRLCSATSFVGVPAVAVPTGLAAGLPTGVQLIGRPYREDVCLDAAAAVEERLGVLTPTSPAA
- a CDS encoding TetR/AcrR family transcriptional regulator, with protein sequence MPRQVDHDGRRRQIADAVCRLADERGVEGVTLRDVANRAGVSMGAVQRCFGTKEEMLVFALGHIGERLTARIRARTTESPAQSAGTALGHAVTEIALLREEHRAEARVWLTFVAQAAVSPSLAAVLRSSYADLQQMLTRLIGESTGTNDPQAAARALIALADGLTAHVLVGHLTPETALDTLDHHLRTLVNSAPA